A region of the Euwallacea fornicatus isolate EFF26 chromosome 22, ASM4011564v1, whole genome shotgun sequence genome:
GCCTGGTTTTCGTTTGAATGAATCAatcctacaaaaaaaaatcatcattaaaaatcttctgatttaaataatagtttttatgTCTTACCTAACGATAAAGCAGGATTGTTGAGAGCCGACTTCTCGTTCATCTTCGTTTTTAAGAAATGCATTAGCTCCTGCAAGAATGTCAGCTTCTTGTCGTCTGGACATCCCTTCATGGGCGGAGGGATTGGTTTTACATTATCACAGTTGGGATGCCCGCCCTTCACTGAAGTACCGGCAATAGAGTTTCCATCATCTTCATTTACACACCAGCAGTAGGCTACTGCTGGATAACATTGGACCTAAAACTCATTATCGGAAAAATTCcttaagaataatattttcctaacTTTCTTGTAACGCCCATCAAGAGTGCACTCAGGAATATAAGAGGCATTATGAAAATTCCCCGTGATGCTGCTGTCGGCTTCATCCAGGGCTGTTTTTCTGTCTGCCAAACAGCCATGAGTTTGTTCTTCAGGGCTGTTGCTATCGATGGATTCATTTTCATCGCCCACAGACAGTGTTACGGTATCCAAAGCAGTGTCCAGAACTGTTTGAAAAAAGAGGCGGCCTGATTTCTTTAGTAATCATTTTGTGTATATAGGGAGACAGATAAAACAGACATGGATGTTTATTTACTAGTTACGATTTGcatatttaaatgtaacaaattttaaatagttatGGTGGTACAACAAATAAGATCGTTTCGGTCTGAAAAATGAAGGCTGGTTAGAACAATAAAGCTAGATTATATCATATCTACTATTACTAACATTTAAGTTCGAACTGTGACacataaaacacatttttttatatcagaGTCTACTCAGAAGTTTTTACTTATGCATTTATTGGATAAACACTTAaccatttttaacattttgctAATCAATTGCAATCAATGGAACGATCAGAATGCAGATTTGCTTGCTTACAAATTTCTatgtaatttgattaattgcTTCAATCATACATTGTACTGGATTCTGTGTAAACGGTTAAAATTCCTAACTTAAATTTCTCCCACAAAATCAATTCTCTCTTCAATTACAATTTCCTATCACTCAAATTGACTATTCAGTTATCACCCACTTTAAAGACTCCTAGGGGGCATAACCAAGCTAGGCAAATGAGTAATTTTTCGGACAATTATAATAATAGTTAGTGTTCggtttctcaaaattttcaaagcctTATGCGCAAAAATGCCGATAATGCTTGAAAAGTGACATTAAGGCTCTTTTTGTCCACATTCATGAAGGTTATCATTTAAAGctctgtttttgtttttactttttaaaagtaatttttattttttacagtgTTTACTTTAGTTGAAACACTGAacaccaaaaaattaaatcttacCTTCCGATGTAAACGCACTGTCGAAAGGCGACCCTCCCTCGTAGTCCTCCACGGCATCTTCTCCATTCTCTGAATTGTCATTGGTCCTATTGCTATCTGATAGCAACCAAAAAACACgcgaaaaaactatttaagtTCAAAACAAAGTAGGCGGGCCGTACGTTCTATGCTACAACGAACTACCCACTACTACAGTAAGCTACGAGCTACAGTGCTTCATTATATTGGCACCGCTCAGCGACGCATTAATACGTGACACTGCTCGAAAATGTTCTCaattgatgttttattaagtGATTCATCGGTGGTAAATCATCGCTTGAGGGGTGTCAGTACTTGTAAAGCCTAAAGTCGGATTCATAGTTTTTCTCTAACGAAAGCTGTAAAATGTATCGTACATATTTAAATACCAGAATGATTAAATATAATCTTTTTGTGGACTAAAATGCCAACTAAATAAtcgaaaactttaatttttctttaggttTTATGGCTTACATTGAGGAAACTATAAATACAACTTAAGGTGTGGGTATCTAGTGTAGAAGGATGATGCAGGGAGTGGTTTCTAGAGGCAGAAATATTAACTACCATAAGGCACCTACATGGAAAATACAGTTTGATGAATTGTTCCCTAAAAGGATCTtcaagtttcaaaatatagTTCCGAGGCGACCCCTTCTCAATCGGACTTATTTAACGCACATTATCacgctttttctttttttaaattcgcaaaCCAGATTCCGCGATTTGAAGGCGCTAAAAACATACTGTAAAGGCTACAAAATAACCTattttttaagagtttttttcaTCTCAATATGTTACAGAAACTTACGcacatttgataaaaaaaataagtcatGGGTTATTTAAAATGGTGTATTTAGATCTTTTCCTGACAAAATGGCGAGGGAAAAGGTGCGATTTAACCTATATACAACAGTCATAGCTGTGGTCGTAGCCgacacaaatttattgcactaCGATGCCTCTCATTGAGCAATTGTTTTGTTATGAAAatcaaagtatcaaagttgttttTCCTCCCAGGGAGTTTAGTACTAATTGTACAGATCGTCTTTATTCACTGTTGCTATGTCCTGCGGTTGGTGCTCCaagattaatcaaattataaaaagtcGCCACTTGTTGAGgatgtttaagaagtttttacAATGTTGTACTATGTTGAGTGATTTCTGAgacatttggaaaataatttacaaaatatattttgatctctttaaatgtattttataataaaaatattttcagaacatTTCCTGAAACCTCATGTAGAAAACTATTACGATTTTAGGCTTCTCATCGCCGAAACTCACTTCTTGGCTTTAATTTGCGgtgatataataaattaagtgCCTTTTATGGTGTATTAGTGTGGCTAATATACTTTATACGACTTTAATGCTATATTCGTATCTATCTTAGCTGCTGCTGTCGTTAATTTTTGCACGTCCTAGACGCGTtatatcatttattttcattgaaagtAAACTTCAAATTGCAATAGAAACCAAACCAACGTGACAACAAAAATTTCTGCAAACACTCAACTCGTTCATTAACAAAACCAAACAAAATCTACATAAGTAATCTCGATGAGCGCATTTATTTGCTTTACCGCTTCTAACGAAATTTAAGCAGAAAAACAAATACTGGAAACATACGCCTGTATCGCTTAAATTAAGTCCGTTGACGAGGCTTAATTGAATCAACTCCCGAAGTGGGGGTTCGCTAAGAACTACATTATTTACATACTGGGCTTTGGGTAGGTGTAAACGCTTTCAGAGCGACTGATcagataaattaaataacgtACATTACATAGAGCGGACGGCATAATCTGGCGAAACCAACCCACGAGTCTCTATTGAATATTTACCTGTGTAACCATCTCTGGGCAGACACATCAACCACTCTTGTGAGGTGATCCTGCCATCGTTGTCCATGTCGCAGGACTTCGGGAAGGCTTTAGCGCACTTCTTCGGCTTCATGGCTTTGCTCACCAGTCGCTTGATGTCCCGGTACTCTCTCTTATCCAAAATTTGATCGTGGTTCGTGTCCAAACTCTCAAACTTCCAAATAATCACCCCGTTGTCCGAGTCATTGCGTTTCAACTCTCGCATGTACTCAGAATGAAAACTGTTCATTAGGTTGTTGTTAAATTGCGCCTTTTCCGTACGCTTGCAGTTGCGGTTTTTCCGACGACTTGGAGAACGGgcgattttctttttgttgcCGCCACCACATCTGATGGGCTTGCTACCGAGGTTAGAGTTCCTCTCCTTCGCCGTACCAGGGATGGGCAGACCTTCCGCGGTTACACACCAGCAGTAACCGCTTTCGGGATGGCATTGGCCCGGTTCGTAGGCACCGTTTTTTTTGCATCTAAAGAATTACGTTTTCAGTCTACATTTTGCAAACCCAGTTTAGTCGAACTAATGCGAGATGAGAATCAAATCACTCAGAAAAAAGCAGTTTAAAATACGGATATAAATAACCTCATAAAAGGTCGCAATTTGGAATGTGAAACTTAACCACTGTTAAAAAGACCGTCCGAATGTAAAATAGATATTTGACGTAGTGGGGGTTAGTGACGTAAGTGGAATGCGAGAGATTGACAGGTTCTAACTCGGGTAATGTTAATCGTACGACAGATTTACCATTGACATATTAACAAGAACTTTCGTTCAAGTTCGAGCGAAAAACAAAGTTCCAAGTGACCGTATTTTTTCTGCTATTTGTTCCCGCCTTCATAGGAACAGGAAGTATTTActtgtatatttattaataatgaaaattaactaagaataattaattaatatatgcATCAGTATGACGCATTATGAAATGACATAACGAACCAGACACAGGTTAAAAATGTGGGCGAATTTCTCGCAGTCTTCACAGTCGTACCAACGGTAGCAAAGACAGAATGACAGAGagagaattttaatatttttctcaattttcggaaaattaattttcttatctaAGTTTTCGGAGAAGAAATTTCATGGCATTTTCCCTATGACCGAATTCTCATTTCGAATTTTGCTCGATCCTACTTCTAGCTACGTTACCTCCACCTTAAGAGCCAATGCACTAGAGTATTGACAACTTTAACTGGAAGGTAATATCCATGAAAACCAATAGAATCTACTAGCCAATGAATGCCCTTATCTCATCATTTCACGATAAATTATCCTCTTCATAAAGTTGCCTAGACAGTGATTTATTGGCACTAAGAGATGAATCAAGTACCTTTTAAAGAACTCACCGTGCCGTGAATCTGTATTGAGGAAAATCCAGATTAAAATCCTGCCATTCCAGACAAGTTCGATGTTTTTTGCAGGGGCCTCTCTTGACAAACGTCACGTTCTTGTTCTGACAACGTACCAGTTCCAATTGACACCGATTGGGGTAACTCAGTCCGTCCGAGCCGCACACTATCTTCTGATTGTCAGGTTTCTGACATGCTTTTGGGTAGCACACCGTtgtctgaaacaaaaaagacaattttataGACACAGCAGACGCTCGATAATGTAAGCTGATTCGAACCAAATGTGGTTCGCATTATCGAAATGTTCACGTTAGCACGCGTGATTTAAATAgtaaacgatttattaaagaaacgttAAATACACGTGTGGGGTGTCCTTAGATGGGGTTGGCTACGCCACAAATAGGCcaaattttgcgtttttcgaCATAAAGTCGCTCTTCATAAAAGTTGTTACTTGGCCCAAAAACACCTTCTTACGTTAGCGAACGTCTACTGTATTAAAAGAAGGGAAGTTGCAAGATCAACTTAAAATATCAGAAACTGAACTTTCGGGCCTCGAACGGTTCAAATAttcgatttttgagaaaataattcaatggATAGGGTGCTCTGCAGGTCGCAACCTCTGCTCATCCTTCGTAATCGAAGAAACTATTAGTCGGAGCAAATTAAAACCAAGGGCGTACGCCACTGAATCATCAACCAATTGAAGTCTAAAAAGatcagttttcgaaaaaagacGACTTAGTAAACTTCAATTATTCCACCTGGTACTCTGCCGAGTACGACCTATCGAAGCCCTGTTTCAAATCGGGGAAATTGGAACTCATGGCAGATTGAAAACAGAGGCGCACGGAGCATTTACCAAGACATCGATCAAGTGAGGTCTACAAAAACGGAGGATCGAGGATCAAAACGAGTGCAAAAATCGACGCTCCGAATGCAGGCACACAAAAGGGATCGCACTCAAATACAAAACGGCGTGTGCATGTGAGAAACGTGAATCGGGTTTGGTTCTTTTGACTCCTACGCGGTCAAGCGGCCATAAGGGCTTCGGTGGTCCCGACCAGGTGCGCATTCCGCTATTGTGAACAGGTGGGCAACGCGGCCGCCATTGTGGTTAACACCTGTGTGCTCTGTCACACCGTTTATCTACCTGCTAAATGCGGCTGTAGCCGCAGGACCGGACCTGAAATACCAAGGAAAGTTACTACAGACTGAAATTTAAAGGTACAAGCGCCAGTGAAAAAAGGGCATTGCAAGCAAATTATCTAGCTAGGTGAGGGCCCCCGAAAGCTCCGCGAAATTCACTCTCTGCTCTAATAAAGGGGCTGAATGCGGTCCTGTTTTGAAGACGTTGAGTCTGAGAAGATTCTTCTTCTTCCCACCCTCGCGCGTCTTCTTATCGTAAAACTGACCGGCCTTTCTTCCCATAACTCGATCTCGCGGTTTTTAATTACAGGCCGGCAGAAAATATGAGCcgctttcttctttttcttcttcgcTTCCTTTTTGACAGATTTACCGTCCGTAATTCTCGCATTTAATCGTTCTCAAATCGGTTTCTCGAGAACCATTGTCTCGGAGACACTTAACAGACTGCAGTTTACAATGAACCGTACAGTTTGTTTGACTATGGGAGTCGTTTTAGGTCAACCGAAACCAGTCGGTTTTCCCATCAGGTTCAAGAGATGTTGTGGTGACACCGGTTTAACGATATATATTGATGAATGATCAGAAACGGAGACGGAGAGCTGGGTTTTTCCTGCTCATCGTTCAGGCTATAAGAACTGAATTGATGTCGGAAGATTCCCTCGgaattgaatttaatgaaGTCTCTAACGTGTAAACAACTTTTGGCAGTCATTGGCGTCGCATAAACCATCAATAAGTCACACGTTACGTAATAAAACTGTGAATGAAAACATATCAACACGAAATTAATAACAACACCAAATCGTTGCGCGGTTCAAGAAGCCAGAGGAACGAAAATGCACTCGTTTCATTTCAGCCAAGAAaccttcaaattaattttttttttgcactttctCCATAAAGGGCCGTATAAAGGTGACTTCTTTATACCTTTTAAGTGACCGCAACGACGCAATATAATAGCGCGGGTACCGCCCATCATCCGCCATATGGCGGTGGTGGTTCCCTTGATCGCTTTCCTAGAACCATCGGCCTAATGGTGCCAAGCTGTCTGCTATCGAGGGCCGAGGTAGGACGGAGGAGAGGTCTTAAGGGCCGCAGATCGTCCGCTACAATAATGGCTTTAAAATCAACATTAATCTCTTATTGGGACATGTTTACGTGATTGAAATTGGATCTGCCAGtttgcaatttgtttcatTGGGGAAGAATGTTATTGAGGGCTGCGTTAATTGATGCGAAAACGTTCTGGTTGATCGCATGTTTGGAAACTGAGAGCGTAACTTAATAGAAATGAAGGAGAAAATGGGAAATGACtatttacttacaaaaaatttaagtttactCTCAATCACACATTTAACCCGGAAACTCTCTAGCCTGCTCGTTCGCATTTTGGACAGACCAGTTGTGGATAATGGCTATGTCGGTATACAGTATATTTTAACGTTTCTTTCAGCAATTAACCTGTATTAAGGTAATAACACATTCAGGCTTTCCCCCCTAATGTAAAACAAATTACTCACTTATAATGACTTACATTTTATTCACGAACCatctacaaatatttttatgcttcatggagtatttatttatatatatgtatagaAACTCATGTATGTCAGCTCCTAACTAGTTTACCTTTGAATATTACCTAGTTTTACTCATGAGTATTCAAGCATGACGTAATACACCAGTGCCTTTAAGTTAAGTACGAGTACAATGGAGTTTCGCTCCACAATTCTCTCATGACTAAAtacgaaaaatcgaaaattaaccTTTTTATACAACAGCAGCTTTTATGTGGACTTAGAAACACTCATGACTTTACAGTCGCTAGTTATTAAACTTTACTCGAGAATATTGATTCATTACTCACGAgtacgttttaattttttgatgtttaaaattgaaaataaagaaaacaccCTAATTTTCTCGGTCGTATTTTAGACAAATCACTTGGGAATAACGACCAGTTTTACTCGAGAGCTCGAGTTGTTGAAATGtccttttataaattaatactttGTATTAAggtaaaaacacaaaataatttacaccttgacaataaattaatttattccttGCTCATTAATAATTCTAATGTGATGTAAAGTATAATTGAGTTTGTCGGAAAGAAACAAACTCCGGCGTATGCGCTCTTATTTTAATCACTTCCCATGTGTTTTATTCctgaataattcaaattttattcatgcATCTGTTTTCACCGATgaataaaccaattttgattTGAAGCTTCATTCGTTTTTACACAGCAAAAACCCACTCACGCTTATGCGCGCGCGTTTTTACAAACGAGAAATTTTAAGCAGAAATACTCGCGTATGCTTTTTCACACGAGTAACTTTAAGCAAAAATACTCGCTTTACGCTTTATGATTCACTCGTGAAGAAACACGAAGAATTCAATATTAGGATTTGCATTAACTCATGCCTGCCCGCTCGTGTTGTCAAGCACTTTCTCATGACTAATAAATCACGCTCTTACTTCCGCAGTcagaaaaatgctttttcaaGGAGAAATTGACTTGACCGACTAATGGGAAACTAAAGGGTTGGGCGGCATATTCCAATCGGAGGAGGATACCTCACTTCCCCTCCCTCGTTTATGAACTACTACTGAGTGATGAAGATATTATTAATGAGTTTAAGATATCCTGAAAGAATTTCTCTAGACCTTTGAGACGCTGCACTACTTTCTCCAACTACGCATGGTGTCCATTTAGCACCCCCTCGAACTTCTTTTAGTTCATTTATGACTTCAATTATGGGGATGTATATGCTAATAAaggttaattttataattagtgACATCTCTA
Encoded here:
- the magu gene encoding SPARC-related modular calcium-binding protein 2 isoform X3, giving the protein MLSRIFFFGLLVLGVFCDETTVCYPKACQKPDNQKIVCGSDGLSYPNRCQLELVRCQNKNVTFVKRGPCKKHRTCLEWQDFNLDFPQYRFTARCKKNGAYEPGQCHPESGYCWCVTAEGLPIPGTAKERNSNLGSKPIRCGGGNKKKIARSPSRRKNRNCKRTEKAQFNNNLMNSFHSEYMRELKRNDSDNGVIIWKFESLDTNHDQILDKREYRDIKRLVSKAMKPKKCAKAFPKSCDMDNDGRITSQEWLMCLPRDGYTDSNRTNDNSENGEDAVEDYEGGSPFDSAFTSEVLDTALDTVTLSVGDENESIDSNSPEEQTHGCLADRKTALDEADSSITGNFHNASYIPECTLDGRYKKVQCYPAVAYCWCVNEDDGNSIAGTSVKGGHPNCDNVKPIPPPMKGCPDDKKLTFLQELMHFLKTKMNEKSALNNPALSLGLIHSNENQAVWCFNFLDKNKNKVLERSEWKSFKDMVAPIKGLKKCGKKLPRYCDSNKDREISMTEWLDCLNVKASSKLLSKDSPLRMLKDD
- the magu gene encoding SPARC-related modular calcium-binding protein 2 isoform X1, with product MLSRIFFFGLLVLGVFCDETTVCYPKACQKPDNQKIVCGSDGLSYPNRCQLELVRCQNKNVTFVKRGPCKKHRTCLEWQDFNLDFPQYRFTARCKKNGAYEPGQCHPESGYCWCVTAEGLPIPGTAKERNSNLGSKPIRCGGGNKKKIARSPSRRKNRNCKRTEKAQFNNNLMNSFHSEYMRELKRNDSDNGVIIWKFESLDTNHDQILDKREYRDIKRLVSKAMKPKKCAKAFPKSCDMDNDGRITSQEWLMCLPRDGYTVFSRVFWLLSDSNRTNDNSENGEDAVEDYEGGSPFDSAFTSEVLDTALDTVTLSVGDENESIDSNSPEEQTHGCLADRKTALDEADSSITGNFHNASYIPECTLDGRYKKVQCYPAVAYCWCVNEDDGNSIAGTSVKGGHPNCDNVKPIPPPMKGCPDDKKLTFLQELMHFLKTKMNEKSALNNPALSLGLIHSNENQAVWCFNFLDKNKNKVLERSEWKSFKDMVAPIKGLKKCGKKLPRYCDSNKDREISMTEWLDCLNVKASSKLLSKDSPLRMLKDD
- the magu gene encoding SPARC-related modular calcium-binding protein 2 isoform X2, whose translation is MQAKYYKTERKETFETTVCYPKACQKPDNQKIVCGSDGLSYPNRCQLELVRCQNKNVTFVKRGPCKKHRTCLEWQDFNLDFPQYRFTARCKKNGAYEPGQCHPESGYCWCVTAEGLPIPGTAKERNSNLGSKPIRCGGGNKKKIARSPSRRKNRNCKRTEKAQFNNNLMNSFHSEYMRELKRNDSDNGVIIWKFESLDTNHDQILDKREYRDIKRLVSKAMKPKKCAKAFPKSCDMDNDGRITSQEWLMCLPRDGYTVFSRVFWLLSDSNRTNDNSENGEDAVEDYEGGSPFDSAFTSEVLDTALDTVTLSVGDENESIDSNSPEEQTHGCLADRKTALDEADSSITGNFHNASYIPECTLDGRYKKVQCYPAVAYCWCVNEDDGNSIAGTSVKGGHPNCDNVKPIPPPMKGCPDDKKLTFLQELMHFLKTKMNEKSALNNPALSLGLIHSNENQAVWCFNFLDKNKNKVLERSEWKSFKDMVAPIKGLKKCGKKLPRYCDSNKDREISMTEWLDCLNVKASSKLLSKDSPLRMLKDD